A single Pseudoalteromonas rubra DNA region contains:
- the hisG gene encoding ATP phosphoribosyltransferase, producing the protein MNTNNRLRIAIQKSGRLSKDCQSLLKQLGIKLNLREQRLIAHSTNMPIDVLRVRDDDIPGLVMDGVCDLGIVGENVLVETQAERQRNQQPSEVTKLAKLDFGYCRLALAWPQELGMQDKDWFNGKRIATTYPEILKQYLEKEQIEASVVMLTGSVEVAPRAGLADAICDLVSTGATLEANGLMQGDTILESNACLIQNANLNDDDKLSLINKLMPRLRGVKQAKESKYIMLHAPKARLDEICALLPGTGQPTLLALAGSEDYVALHMVSSETLFWETMEELKSLGANSILVMPIEKMME; encoded by the coding sequence ATGAACACCAACAACCGTTTACGAATTGCCATTCAAAAATCTGGCCGACTTTCCAAAGACTGCCAGTCACTGCTTAAACAACTCGGAATTAAACTTAACCTGCGTGAGCAGCGATTGATCGCCCACTCAACCAATATGCCAATCGATGTACTCAGGGTCCGTGATGACGATATTCCGGGTTTGGTCATGGACGGAGTCTGTGATTTGGGTATTGTCGGTGAAAACGTGCTGGTAGAAACTCAGGCTGAGCGCCAGCGTAACCAGCAACCCAGCGAAGTGACTAAATTGGCAAAACTCGACTTTGGCTATTGTCGCCTGGCATTGGCATGGCCTCAGGAACTGGGCATGCAAGACAAAGATTGGTTCAATGGCAAACGCATCGCTACCACCTACCCCGAAATTCTTAAGCAGTACCTGGAAAAAGAGCAGATTGAAGCCAGCGTGGTGATGCTAACAGGATCTGTTGAGGTTGCACCACGTGCGGGCCTGGCTGATGCCATTTGCGACCTGGTCTCTACCGGTGCCACACTGGAAGCTAACGGCCTGATGCAGGGAGACACCATTTTGGAGTCAAATGCCTGCCTGATCCAAAACGCTAATCTTAATGACGATGACAAACTGTCGCTCATCAACAAACTCATGCCTCGCCTGCGTGGTGTAAAGCAGGCTAAAGAAAGCAAATACATCATGCTACACGCACCAAAAGCGCGCCTGGATGAAATTTGTGCTTTGCTCCCTGGTACAGGTCAGCCAACTCTGTTAGCACTCGCCGGTAGCGAGGACTATGTTGCCCTGCACATGGTCAGCAGTGAAACACTGTTTTGGGAAACCATGGAAGAGCTTAAATCCCTGGGTGCTAACTCCATTCTTGTAATGCCAATCGAAAAAATGATGGAGTAA